The following proteins come from a genomic window of Candidatus Hydrogenedentota bacterium:
- a CDS encoding nuclear transport factor 2 family protein has translation MSSLTPSLTTETAALKEAYTALNRGDIPSFVKDFDENIEWIEFAESPGGGTYTGRAAIEAHATQARGTWAEGRCEPERFIVAGDKIVVFVHVRVRLKSETEWREGRIADVYTFRKGKAVHVRLFLDRRQALEWAGAELSESD, from the coding sequence ATGAGCAGCTTGACACCATCTCTCACCACCGAGACCGCAGCCCTGAAAGAAGCCTACACGGCCCTCAACCGGGGCGATATCCCTTCCTTCGTCAAAGACTTCGACGAGAACATCGAGTGGATCGAGTTTGCGGAGTCTCCGGGCGGCGGGACGTATACGGGACGCGCCGCGATAGAGGCGCACGCAACGCAGGCGCGGGGGACCTGGGCCGAGGGACGCTGCGAGCCGGAGCGGTTCATCGTCGCAGGGGACAAGATTGTTGTATTTGTCCACGTGCGGGTGCGTCTGAAAAGCGAAACGGAATGGCGGGAAGGGCGGATCGCCGATGTCTACACCTTTCGCAAGGGCAAGGCCGTTCACGTGCGCCTGTTCCTGGATCGTCGGCAGGCGCTCGAATGGGCCGGTGCGGAACTTTCAGAGTCAGATTAA
- a CDS encoding phospholipase C, phosphocholine-specific: MQSRREFLKAAAALGSASVVWSGMPEAIAAAAAINPAPGSTFHDAEHVVILMQENRSFDHAYGSLRGVRGYRDPRAHRQPNGMPVWFQPDTDGTIIPPFRMDMEGSKVTWMGGTPHSWQDQVDARNGGRYDQWLPAKRRDDGFPMTMGFFTREDIPFYYALADAFTVFDHAFCSSLTGTTPNRLHLWSGTIREDAAHPARVQNGDTDYDAEAAWTTYPERLEDAGVSWKIYQNEISLDTGLVGEEDAWLSNFTDNPIEWFSQFRVRYSKQRRAHLPKLIEILGVKLKEASEALASGTLSAEASAKLAKDRARGEQILESARKELTEYTDAGWNSLDAKAKALHEKAFCTNEGDPDYRTLVEHHYDDEGQARTIQVPKGDVLHQFRKDVDGGTLPAVSWLVAPERFSDHPGSAWFGAWYLSEVLNILTRDPEVWKKTVFILCYDENDGLFDHLPPFVAPHPGRPETGKCSEGLDTALDVSDAHERDHSIGLGYRCPLVIASPWTRGGCVNSQVSDHTSILMFLEQWLAGKGTPVKETNISPWRRTVCGDLTSAFKPWNGEEYPLPEYLDRDAYVERIHKASFTEAPKAAAPLKPGEVETFEVAAFQERGGRPSCPLPYELEANFQPAKDGVTIRLEAGNARNQERAAGGAFNAYVYGKEMICRSYAVVPGDAIEDTLPVAGECDVRIDGPNGFMRALKSAGAPVFNAEIRSDGASLSLALVNLTEQPIEVALADESYGDRLQPVSLKPGQKQTISIETNAGKQWYDLSARAGETALRFAGRVETGEWSISDPAMG; the protein is encoded by the coding sequence ATGCAATCTCGACGTGAATTTCTTAAGGCCGCCGCCGCCCTGGGTTCGGCCTCCGTGGTGTGGAGCGGCATGCCCGAGGCCATTGCTGCTGCGGCGGCGATCAACCCCGCGCCCGGATCGACCTTTCACGACGCGGAGCACGTGGTGATCCTCATGCAGGAGAACCGCTCCTTCGATCACGCCTACGGATCGCTGCGCGGCGTGCGGGGCTATCGCGATCCACGAGCGCATCGCCAGCCCAATGGGATGCCGGTCTGGTTTCAGCCGGACACCGACGGCACGATCATCCCGCCGTTTCGCATGGACATGGAGGGCTCGAAGGTCACCTGGATGGGCGGCACGCCCCACTCCTGGCAGGATCAAGTGGATGCGCGCAATGGCGGCCGCTACGATCAATGGCTTCCGGCCAAGCGGCGCGACGACGGCTTCCCCATGACCATGGGCTTTTTTACACGGGAGGACATTCCCTTCTACTATGCCCTGGCCGATGCATTCACGGTGTTTGACCACGCCTTCTGCTCTTCGCTGACGGGCACAACGCCAAACCGGCTGCACCTCTGGAGCGGCACGATTCGCGAGGATGCGGCCCATCCCGCGCGGGTGCAGAACGGCGACACGGACTACGATGCCGAAGCGGCCTGGACCACCTACCCGGAGCGCCTGGAAGACGCGGGAGTCTCGTGGAAGATTTACCAGAACGAGATATCGCTGGATACCGGGCTCGTCGGCGAAGAGGACGCGTGGCTTTCCAATTTCACCGACAACCCCATCGAGTGGTTCAGCCAGTTTCGCGTTCGTTATTCAAAGCAGCGCAGGGCCCACCTTCCGAAGCTCATCGAAATCCTCGGAGTGAAACTGAAAGAAGCGTCCGAAGCGCTGGCCAGCGGTACCCTGTCCGCCGAGGCATCGGCAAAGCTCGCAAAAGATCGCGCGCGAGGGGAGCAGATTCTTGAGAGTGCCCGAAAGGAATTGACCGAGTACACGGACGCGGGCTGGAACAGCCTGGACGCCAAAGCAAAGGCGCTCCACGAGAAAGCCTTCTGCACGAACGAGGGCGATCCCGATTATCGCACGCTCGTAGAGCACCACTACGATGACGAAGGCCAGGCCCGCACGATCCAAGTGCCCAAAGGCGATGTGCTCCACCAATTCCGCAAGGACGTCGACGGCGGCACGCTTCCGGCGGTTTCCTGGCTCGTCGCGCCCGAGCGCTTTTCCGATCACCCCGGCTCCGCCTGGTTTGGCGCGTGGTACTTGAGCGAAGTGCTCAACATCCTCACGCGCGATCCCGAAGTGTGGAAGAAGACCGTCTTTATTCTGTGCTACGACGAGAACGATGGGCTCTTCGATCATCTTCCTCCCTTTGTGGCGCCCCATCCAGGGCGCCCCGAAACGGGCAAGTGCTCCGAAGGGCTCGACACCGCCCTCGATGTTTCCGACGCGCACGAGCGCGATCATTCCATCGGTCTGGGTTATCGCTGTCCGCTGGTTATCGCGTCCCCGTGGACTCGGGGTGGTTGTGTGAACTCGCAAGTCAGCGACCACACGTCCATCCTCATGTTCCTTGAGCAATGGCTCGCGGGCAAAGGCACACCCGTGAAAGAGACCAATATCAGCCCCTGGCGTCGTACGGTCTGCGGCGATCTCACCTCCGCTTTTAAACCCTGGAACGGAGAAGAGTACCCGTTGCCGGAATACCTCGACCGGGACGCCTATGTGGAGCGTATTCACAAGGCCAGCTTTACCGAAGCCCCGAAGGCCGCCGCACCGTTGAAACCGGGCGAGGTCGAGACCTTTGAGGTGGCGGCTTTCCAGGAACGCGGCGGGCGACCGTCTTGTCCCTTGCCCTATGAGCTGGAGGCGAATTTCCAGCCCGCGAAGGACGGCGTGACGATTCGCCTCGAAGCGGGCAACGCGCGCAACCAGGAACGGGCGGCGGGCGGCGCCTTCAATGCATACGTGTATGGCAAGGAAATGATCTGCCGGTCCTATGCGGTTGTGCCGGGTGATGCGATAGAAGACACGCTTCCGGTCGCGGGTGAATGCGATGTACGAATCGACGGACCCAACGGCTTCATGCGCGCACTTAAGAGCGCGGGAGCGCCCGTGTTCAACGCTGAAATTCGAAGTGACGGGGCGAGCCTTTCACTCGCCCTCGTCAACCTGACTGAACAGCCCATCGAAGTGGCGCTGGCCGACGAATCCTACGGGGATCGACTTCAGCCCGTTTCCCTGAAGCCAGGGCAGAAGCAGACGATTTCCATCGAGACCAACGCCGGAAAGCAGTGGTACGATCTTTCGGCGCGAGCCGGGGAGACCGCGTTAAGATTTGCGGGGCGGGTGGAGACCGGGGAATGGTCGATATCCGATCCGGCCATGGGGTGA